The Gemmatimonas sp. region GCCTCGGCAAACGCCTTGATGACCGGCTCGCCCAGCGCCTCGTTCTCATCCATCTGCCGCGGATCGATCAGCCCCGACGCCACCATGTCGTTCAGCGCGACAATCAGCCGATGGACCGTGGCTGCTTCGTCGGGGCGCCGCGCGTCGAGCGTGGCGGGATAGGGGAAGAGCAGCGCTTCGGCGATCTCGCCTTGAAACAGCCCGCGAAGAAACGACGGCTTGGTGTGGGCGGCAGGTGGCGACGCGCTCATTGGCAGGCACTCCGGTGGAGCCGGGGGAAACGAACGACGGGGCGCTTCGTTGAGAAGCGCCCCGTCGTGCAAGTTACGTCCTGCGTCAGACGCGGGCGACTCCCTACGGCGTCGACGGCGTGATGGTCACGGTCACCGTGGTCGTCTTGCCCTCGGGTTGATTGTTGCTGTTTAGCGCACGCAGCGTGAAGGTTGTCGTGCCGGCGGTAAACGCCTGCACGGTGATGACCTGCGTCGCGGCGTTCACCGTTCCGGTGGCGACACCCGGATTGCTGTTCGACAGGTTCAGATTCCGATTGAACAAGGGGCTGCCGCTCGCATCCTGAAGCTGGAACGAGAACTGCTTGGTCGCCGTGTTCAGCGGCACGGTGTAGTTGCTCGCGACGATCGTGTCCACCGGAATCGGCTGAATCGTGACCTGCGCGGTGCCGGAACGCGTTTCACTGGTGGCCGTGATGGTGACCGTACCAGGCGCCGTGGTCGTCACCCGTCCCGTTGCCGAGACGGTCGCGCGCGTGGGGTCGCTGCTGGTCCAATCTACCAACCGATCGGTGACGACCGTACCCGTGGAGTCTTCGATCGTCGCGTTGAGCTGAACCGTTCCGCCCTGCACCACGCTTGGCGACAGCGGCGACAAGCGCACGGTCGCGACCGGGATGTTCGAGATCGAGAACGAGACCGTATCGACCGCCCCCTCAGCGTTCACGGCAATACGTGCGGCACCGAGCGCGACACCCGTCACGAGTCCGTTGGCCGAAACCGAGGCCGTCGCCGGCGTCACGCTCCGCCACGTAATCGTCCGGCCCGCCGGAATCGCGCCGCCGGCCGAGTCGAAGAGGGCGACGCTGAACTGGCGCGCCACGCCTCGACGCAACGTCGTGGGCTTCGGAGAAATCACTGCTGCCACAATGCGCGCGTCGACCGCTTCCACGGTCGCGCTGCACGAGGCCTGCGTGTTCTCGACCGGCGATGCCGTAATGCGGGCCGTGCCGGCCTTCCGCGCCGTCACGACTCCGGAGCCGGAAACCGTCGCGGCGATTTCGTTATCGCTGGTCCAGGCGATGTTGCGGCCCAGCGACGAAATCACGTTGTTCGCCGTGTCGCGCAGCGTGACCGCCTGCACCACACTCTGCGAGACCGTGAGCTTGGACGTGGTCGGTGCCAGCGAGCAGCTGCCGATCGGGATTTCCGTCACGGTGACCGAGGCGCTGCCGGTCGTTTGATCAGCTTCCGCCGTGATCACCACGGTGCCCGGCGTGAGCGCGGTGAGCAAGCCATTCTGATCGACCGAGACGATCGACGAATTGCTGCTGCCCCACCGGAAGGTTCTACCTGTGATGATCGTGTTCTGGTTGTTGCGCGCCGTAGCGGTCAACTGCCGCGTGTTGGTGCGTCGCAGCGTCAGCGTAGACGGCGTAATGGTGACGTTGGCCGCCGCTTCCGGCGTCACCGTGACCTGCACCGATGCACTCTTGCCGTCGGCGACCGCCGAGACCGTCGCTCCGCCAATGCCCACGGCGATCACGTTGCCTTCGGTCGTGACCGTGGCGACGGCCGTGTTGCTCGAAGAAAACGAGATCTTCTTGTTGCGGATCGAGTTGCCTTTGCAATCGAAGGCGGTGCCGACGATCGTCGACGCGCCGTTCACCGGCAGCGTCAGCGAAGCCGGTGCCACCGAGACCGTGCAGGCGTCGGCGGTGGTCTTGAGATCGAGACAACCCGCCAACCCCAACAGGGCAAGCGTGGTTGTCGTCGCGCGAAGCGTTGTGCTCAGCGATGCGCGGATGTTCGCAATGGGGGCAGAGACCCGCATGCAGGTCCGTCCTGTCAACAAAAGTGAATGAGCCATCCGGAAGGGTCTCCCGGACGGCGACGTCCAAATAGGACGCGCGGTCGTCGCCAGCCGTAACCGTCACAGCGCTGGCATGATCAGTCTGCTGTGGACAACCTGACCGATCGTTCACGGGACGGCAAGCGGCGTGCAGAGCTGTTGCAAGAGTGTGGCCGCGTCGGTGACCGGCATCGCACAGCGGAAGTTCCTACACACATGCGCCGTCGCGGTGCCCCCGATGGCCGCTCGGCCCTCCAGAAGCGCCGCTGAGGCCGTTTCGCCTCCCGTTGAGGCAAGGACCAGGGTCGGCAGGTACTGCTCTGCTACGGCGGCTGCCAGCGCCTGGATTCCTGCACTGTCCGGGTCGCCGATCAACGCCACCGCCACGGCACCATCGATCGCGAGCTGCGCCACCCCGAGCAGATATCCGAACGCATTCGGCCACTTGCTCATCGGCTCGGCCAGCGCCGCCATCGCCGTCAGGGGCTCTGAGCGGGCCGCCGAATTCCCGTCGAGCTCGCCAAATCGCAACATGACCTCGAGTGCCAGCGACGGCCCGGCCGGGGTCGCGTTGTCGTTCAACTCCCGGACGCGGGTGATCAGTACTTCGCCGTCGCTCGGCGTGTCGTACCACGCGACGGTCCCTTCGTCGAAGAAGTGCAGCCGCATGGCGTCGGCTACGCGGCGTGCGTGATGCAGCCACGCGGGGTCGAGCGTGAGTTCGTGGATCGACAGAAAGGCCAGCGCGACGGCGGCGTGATCCTCCAGAAACCCGGGTCCGATGCTCAGTCCGTGCGTCCCCGACAGCACCCGCGTGACGCGTCCGTCTGCGTTCACGAGCCGGTCGCGGAGCAGCGTGGCGTTCCGCACCGCCAGTGCCCGCACCGCCGGATCGTGCCACACACGTGCCGCGTCGGCCAAGGCGCGCGCCATGAGGGCGTTCCACCCGGCCAGCACTTTGTCGTCGAGTCCGGGTCGCACGCGCTGCTCTCGCACCGTCAGCAGGGCGCCTGAGGCCCGCTCGATCGTGGAGCGCAGCTGCGCTTCGGGAAGGCCTAGTCGCGCCGCCACCAATGCCGGCGCGACGGGCACATGCAAGATCGAGTGGCCCTCGAAGTTGCCGCCAGGTTGAACACGCCAATACGCCCGGGCGATCGCGGCGTCGTCACCGAGCACCGCGTCGAGTTCGTGGGCGGTCCACACGTAAAACTTGCCCTCCACGCCTTCGCTGTCGGCATCGAGTGACGAGGCGAACCCGCCGTTGGCGAGCGTCATCTCGCGGGCGAGCCAGCGTATCGTGGCCTCGGTAATGCGACGCACTTCCTCGTCGCGCGTGACCTGCCAGAGGTGCACGCCGAGCCGCACCAGCAGCGCATTGTCGTACAGCATTTTCTCGAAGTGCGGCACTAGCCACTCGGCGTCTGTGCTGTAGCGCGCGAAGCCGCCGCCGATCTGATCGAACAGCCCCCCGCGCCCCATTGCCACAAACGACCGATGCGCGATCTCGAGGGCCAGCGCGTCGCCGCTGCGTGCGTGCCACCGCAGGCAGAAGTCGAGCGCCATCGTCTGCGGAAATTTGGGCGCGCCGGTGAATCCGCCGAGGGGGCGATCGTAGCGCGTGGCGAGCTGGGCGAAGGCGCGCTCGAGCAGCGCCGCGTCAACGGTGCCGGATGGTCCGGCCGGGCGGCTGCTGTTTGCGTACAGCGCGCGCATGGCGTCGGTCGTGCGCGCGATCGCGTCGGGCTGATCGCGATACGCGTTGGCCACGGCCTGAATCACGCGGGTGAACGACGGCATGCCGTGACGGTCGTCCTTCGGGAAGTAAGTGCCGCCCCAGTAGGGCGCGCCATCGGGGGTGAGCACGACCGTCATCGGCCAGCCGCCCTGCCCGGTCAAGGCCTGAACCGCCTGCATGTAGATCGCGTCGACGTCGGGACGCTCTTCGCGATCCACTTTCACATTCACGAAGAGCGCATTCATCAGCGCGGCCGTGTCGGCATCCTCGAACGACTCGTGCGCCATCACGTGGCACCAGTGGCAGGCGGCGTAGCCCACGCTCAGCAGAATCGGCCGCTGCTCGGCCCGCGCCCGCTCGAACGCCTCGGTGCCCCACGGATACCAATCCACCGGATTCTCCGCGTGTTGTCGCAGATATGGCGACGACTCGGTAGCGAGACGATTGGGCATGTATGCAACTTACCCCGCGCCCATGACGATACCGGTTGACCTTGCCACCAAGCCCCCCGTCGCCCCTCCCGGCTCGTGGACGTCAGCCGCGAGCTGGATTCTCGTCGCAGCCGTGCTACGGGCGGGCCTGTCGGGACTGGTCCCGCTGCTGCCCGACGAGACGTACTACTGGGAGTGGTCCCGCCAACTGGAGGCGGGCTATTTCGACCATCCGCCCGGCATCGCGTTCCTGATCGCTGCGGGCACGCGCCTTTTCGGCCAGACGTCCATGGGCGTCCGCGCCGGGCCGGCGATCGCCGCGCTGCTGATGCACGTGGCCGCCGTCATGTGCGCGTGGCAGCTGGCCGGTCGCGGCACGGAAGGGCTGCGCGCGGCGACGCGGGCTGCCATGCTGGTGGCGCTCATTCCCATCGCGACGCTGGGGCTCGTACTGGCCACCCCCGACGCCGTGCTGTTTGCGAGTGCCATGTTCGCCCTGCTCGGCGTGGAGCGGGCACTGGCCTCTCCCCTCCGCTCCTGGCGTAGCCTCAGCTGGTGGACGGTCGCCGGCGTCGGCCTCGGCGCGGCGTTTGTGGCCAAGTACACCGCGGTACTGCTGCCGATGGGGTTGGTGATTGCGTGCGTGCTGCATCCCGCGTTGCGCAAGCGCTTCGCCGAGCCAGGCCCGTGGCTGGCGTCGATCATCGCGCTGGGGATGTTCGCGCCGGTGGTGGCCTGGAATGCGTTCAACAACTGGGTGTCGTTCCGCTTTCAATTGGGCCATGGGTTCAACCCGAGCGCGCGTGGCAACCCGCTCTCGCGTGAGCTCGAGATGTTGGGCGGACAGATCGGCCTCGCGTCGCCGATTCTATTCCTGCTGATGGCGGGTGCGGTGTGGTTTGCGATGCGCGACGGGTGGCGCATGCGCGGCGACTTGACGCCCACCGATCCGATGACGCGCCGTTTCGCCATGGCCGTGATCTCGGTGGCCCCGCTCGCGTTCTTTGCGATCAGCGCGTGGCGCCGGTCGGTGGAAGCGAACTGGCCCGCGATGATTTATCCCGGCGCGATGATGCTGCTGGCCACCAGCGACAAGCCGTGGTCGTACGGTCGATGGTGGCACCGAGGTCAGGCGTTTGCGGCGATTCTGCTCGCGATCGTGGCGTGGCAGGCGGCCACCCCGATCCTGCCGATCCCGCCGCGCAAGGATCCGATTGCCCGTGCGCACGGCTGGGAAACACTCGCGGCGGCCGTCGAGCACAGCCGGCAGAGCGCCTTCCTGAAGGGCACGGTCGATCGGTGGGTGGCCGCCGATCGCTACCAGGATGCTTCGGAGCTGGCTTTCCACCTCCCCGATCAGCCAACGGTCTTTGCGCTCAACCTCGGCGGCCGCACGAATCAGTACGACATCTGGGCGAGCGCGTACGACAAGATCCGCCCGGGCGACGGGCTCGTGGTCGCGTTCGACGCGGATGCCAAGGGCGATTCACTGGCGGGCGTCGTGGGCGCGTGGTTCGCGGCGTCACAGCGCGGTGTCACGGTGCCGCTGCGCCGCGGCGACGGCATCGTGACCGAGCGGCGTATCTGGTTATATCGCATTGCCCGCGATGTGCCGAGGCGGCCGTGAATGCCACGTTGACGATGCCGATGCTGCTCGCCGTCGCGCTGGGCGGTGCGACCGGCTCGGTCGCGCGCTACGTCATCGGCGTCCTGCTGCAGCCCGCGAACAGCGGGTTTCCGGTATCAACGCTGCTGATCAACGTGGGAGGCAGCTTCTGTATCGGCCTGCTTGCGCGCCTGTTCGATGCACCCGACCACAATCAAGTGTTGCGCGTGGCGCTCACGGTTGGCCTCTGCGGTGGCTTCACGACCTTCTCCACCTTCAGCGCCGAAACGGTCACACTGTTGCAGCAAGGCAAAGCCGGGCGCGCGGGTCTCTATATCGCGGTAAGTGTCGTCGCCGGCATCCTGGCTACGTTTGCCGGGCTCATGGTCGGCCGCGCCGCGCGGTAGCGGCTGCTGTTTGCCGCGTTTGGATACGAGCCGAAACCGCTTGCTCCCGTAGAATCCGCAATTCACGCAAACGCTGACCATCAATCATGTCCACTCCTACGATTCCCGCCGATCTCGCCGCTTGGTGCAGCGCCAACGATGCGCGCGCGCAGGACGAACTGTTTGCCTTCCTGCGCATTCCCAGCGTCAGTGCGCGCAGCGAACACAAAGCCGATTGCGCCGAGGCGGCACAGTTTGTGGCCGATGCGCTGACGCGGATCGGATTCACCGTGACCATCGAGCCCACGCCCGGACACCCCATCGTGGTCGGTGAGTGGCGCAACGCCGGCCCCGACGCGCCCACGTTGCTCGTGTATGGGCACTACGACGTGCAGCCTGCTGAGCCGCTCGAGTTGTGGACGTCGCCGGCGTTCGAGCCCACCGTGCGCGACGGCCGCATCTATGCGCGGGGCTCCGTCGACGACAAAGGGCAGTTGTACCTGCACATCAAGGCGCTCGAGGCGCATCTCGCCGTGCGCGGGACGCTGCCCGTCAACGTCATCGTGCTCGCCGAAGGAGAGGAAGAAGTCGGAAGCGAAAACCTCGAGCAATTCCTCGAGCGCGAGAAAGCACGGCTGGCCTGCGATGCCGTCGTGATCTCCGACTCCACCATGTTCGCGCCCGGTATTCCCAGCATCCTGTCCTCGCTGCGCGGCATGGCATATCTCGAGATCAACGTGCGGGGCGCCAACGGGGATCTGCACTCCGGCATGTACGGCGGAGCGGTGGTGAATCCGGCCATGGCGCTCGCGCGCATCCTGGCCACCATGCATGACGCCGACGGGCGCATCGCCATTCCCGGCTTCTACGACAGTGTGCGACCGTTCCCCGATGCCGTCCTGGCGCAGATGCGCGAGCTGCCGTTCAGCGACGAGCACCTCAGGCACGAAGTTGGCGTCACGGCACTCGGCGGCGAACCCGGATATACCACGCTCGAGCGGTTGTGGACACGCCCGACGTGCGAAGTGAACGGCATGCTGAGCGGCTACACCGGCGAAGGCGCCAAGACCGTGTTGCCTGCGGTCTCCATGGCGAAAGTGAGCTTCCGGCTGGTACCCGATCAGAGCCCCGATGTCATCGCCGCGCTCGTGCAAGCGCATGTGGAGCGCATGGCGCCGGCCGGTGTCACCGTGACCGTAGAGAACCTGCACGGCGGTCGGCCGTGGCGGGCCGATCTCAAGGGACCGATCATCGAGGCGGGAAAGCGCGCACTCGAAGCAGCCTTTGGGCGAGCGCCCGTGATCACCGGCGAAGGCGGGAGCATTCCGGTGGTCGGCGACTTCGAACGCATTCTTGGCGCACCCGTACTACTCATGGGCTTCGGTCTGCCCGGCGAGAACGCCCACGCGCCCGACGAGTGGATCAGTGTCGAGAACTACCTGGGCGGCATTCGCGCCGCCGCCACGCTACTCGACGAGTACCGGGCGGCGGCGCGTTGAACCAATGCAATCAGGGCATCACCGAGACTCAGAACGAGCCGAGGATGTCGTCCGAGCCATTGTCATCGTCGTCGAACGGAATCATCGCGGCGGCACTCATCGGGAAGACATCGTCTGACGTGTGCGCGCTCGAAGCGCGCGACTTCACCAGCCCTTTGGCCGCCGGTCGAGCCGATGACTTGGCCTTCGGAGCCGCCTTCGGGGCCGCCTTTGGGGCCGCCTTTGGCGCCGATCGCGGAGCCGCCGGCCGCGGTGACGAGAAGGCCGGCGAACCGTTCAACGCAGCCTGACGACGTGACGCCGATGTAACCGACTGACCGCCTTCGCTGCGATGGTCGCGCTCGCCCACGTCGAACTGCGACGCGAGTTCCTGCATCTCGGCGGCCTGCGCCGACAGCTCAGCCGCGGCACTGGCCGATTCCTCGGCGTTGGCCGCCGTACGCTGCGTGAGTCCCGCAATCTGATCCATCGACGATGTGACTTCGGCGAGCTCCTTCTGCTGCTCGGCCGCACCCTCGGCGATGTTGTTCATGATCGCCGAGGCCCGCTGCACACCGCTGCGGATCTCATGCAGACGACGCGTGACACTCTCATTCAGCTTCACGCCCGTCTCAGCCTTCTGTACCGACTCTTCGATCAGCGTCGCCGTATTCCGCGACGCTTCCGAGGCGCGGATGGCGAGGCTGCGCACTTCATCGGCCACCACCGCGAAGCCCTTGCCCGCGTCGCCGGCACGCGCCGCTTCCACGGCCGCGTTCAGCGCGAGGAGATTCGTCTGGAACGCGATCTCGTCGATCGTCTTCACGATCTTCGCCGTGGAGTCGGCAGACCGCTTGATCTCGGCCACCGCTTCCGCCAGC contains the following coding sequences:
- the crcB gene encoding fluoride efflux transporter CrcB, whose product is MNATLTMPMLLAVALGGATGSVARYVIGVLLQPANSGFPVSTLLINVGGSFCIGLLARLFDAPDHNQVLRVALTVGLCGGFTTFSTFSAETVTLLQQGKAGRAGLYIAVSVVAGILATFAGLMVGRAAR
- a CDS encoding thioredoxin domain-containing protein, translated to MPNRLATESSPYLRQHAENPVDWYPWGTEAFERARAEQRPILLSVGYAACHWCHVMAHESFEDADTAALMNALFVNVKVDREERPDVDAIYMQAVQALTGQGGWPMTVVLTPDGAPYWGGTYFPKDDRHGMPSFTRVIQAVANAYRDQPDAIARTTDAMRALYANSSRPAGPSGTVDAALLERAFAQLATRYDRPLGGFTGAPKFPQTMALDFCLRWHARSGDALALEIAHRSFVAMGRGGLFDQIGGGFARYSTDAEWLVPHFEKMLYDNALLVRLGVHLWQVTRDEEVRRITEATIRWLAREMTLANGGFASSLDADSEGVEGKFYVWTAHELDAVLGDDAAIARAYWRVQPGGNFEGHSILHVPVAPALVAARLGLPEAQLRSTIERASGALLTVREQRVRPGLDDKVLAGWNALMARALADAARVWHDPAVRALAVRNATLLRDRLVNADGRVTRVLSGTHGLSIGPGFLEDHAAVALAFLSIHELTLDPAWLHHARRVADAMRLHFFDEGTVAWYDTPSDGEVLITRVRELNDNATPAGPSLALEVMLRFGELDGNSAARSEPLTAMAALAEPMSKWPNAFGYLLGVAQLAIDGAVAVALIGDPDSAGIQALAAAVAEQYLPTLVLASTGGETASAALLEGRAAIGGTATAHVCRNFRCAMPVTDAATLLQQLCTPLAVP
- a CDS encoding dipeptidase — protein: MSTPTIPADLAAWCSANDARAQDELFAFLRIPSVSARSEHKADCAEAAQFVADALTRIGFTVTIEPTPGHPIVVGEWRNAGPDAPTLLVYGHYDVQPAEPLELWTSPAFEPTVRDGRIYARGSVDDKGQLYLHIKALEAHLAVRGTLPVNVIVLAEGEEEVGSENLEQFLEREKARLACDAVVISDSTMFAPGIPSILSSLRGMAYLEINVRGANGDLHSGMYGGAVVNPAMALARILATMHDADGRIAIPGFYDSVRPFPDAVLAQMRELPFSDEHLRHEVGVTALGGEPGYTTLERLWTRPTCEVNGMLSGYTGEGAKTVLPAVSMAKVSFRLVPDQSPDVIAALVQAHVERMAPAGVTVTVENLHGGRPWRADLKGPIIEAGKRALEAAFGRAPVITGEGGSIPVVGDFERILGAPVLLMGFGLPGENAHAPDEWISVENYLGGIRAAATLLDEYRAAAR
- a CDS encoding glycosyltransferase family 39 protein; amino-acid sequence: MTIPVDLATKPPVAPPGSWTSAASWILVAAVLRAGLSGLVPLLPDETYYWEWSRQLEAGYFDHPPGIAFLIAAGTRLFGQTSMGVRAGPAIAALLMHVAAVMCAWQLAGRGTEGLRAATRAAMLVALIPIATLGLVLATPDAVLFASAMFALLGVERALASPLRSWRSLSWWTVAGVGLGAAFVAKYTAVLLPMGLVIACVLHPALRKRFAEPGPWLASIIALGMFAPVVAWNAFNNWVSFRFQLGHGFNPSARGNPLSRELEMLGGQIGLASPILFLLMAGAVWFAMRDGWRMRGDLTPTDPMTRRFAMAVISVAPLAFFAISAWRRSVEANWPAMIYPGAMMLLATSDKPWSYGRWWHRGQAFAAILLAIVAWQAATPILPIPPRKDPIARAHGWETLAAAVEHSRQSAFLKGTVDRWVAADRYQDASELAFHLPDQPTVFALNLGGRTNQYDIWASAYDKIRPGDGLVVAFDADAKGDSLAGVVGAWFAASQRGVTVPLRRGDGIVTERRIWLYRIARDVPRRP
- a CDS encoding Ig-like domain-containing protein, which produces MRVSAPIANIRASLSTTLRATTTTLALLGLAGCLDLKTTADACTVSVAPASLTLPVNGASTIVGTAFDCKGNSIRNKKISFSSSNTAVATVTTEGNVIAVGIGGATVSAVADGKSASVQVTVTPEAAANVTITPSTLTLRRTNTRQLTATARNNQNTIITGRTFRWGSSNSSIVSVDQNGLLTALTPGTVVITAEADQTTGSASVTVTEIPIGSCSLAPTTSKLTVSQSVVQAVTLRDTANNVISSLGRNIAWTSDNEIAATVSGSGVVTARKAGTARITASPVENTQASCSATVEAVDARIVAAVISPKPTTLRRGVARQFSVALFDSAGGAIPAGRTITWRSVTPATASVSANGLVTGVALGAARIAVNAEGAVDTVSFSISNIPVATVRLSPLSPSVVQGGTVQLNATIEDSTGTVVTDRLVDWTSSDPTRATVSATGRVTTTAPGTVTITATSETRSGTAQVTIQPIPVDTIVASNYTVPLNTATKQFSFQLQDASGSPLFNRNLNLSNSNPGVATGTVNAATQVITVQAFTAGTTTFTLRALNSNNQPEGKTTTVTVTITPSTP